A region of the Synechococcus sp. PCC 7502 genome:
GTAAGTTTGGGCTTTTAGGTTTAACGCAAGCATTAGCTGCGGAAGAAGGAACCCACGGCATTAAGGTCATGTCCATTTGTCCGGGTTCAGTTGATACCCCCCTATGGGACACTCTTGCACCCGAAGTCGCAGCAAATTTTGACCGTAAAGCCATGCTAGAAGCTAAAACCGTGGCAGAAATAATTATGTCGATGTTGACATTACCAGCTAATGCCGTAATTCAAGACCTAGTATTAATGCCTAATACTGGAGTTTTATAGAAAGTCTCGCTTTGCGTCTTTTAAGGACTGCTAAAACTCAAATCAAGATATAGCTATTCAACATTTAGCATATTAGTCAGGTTACAATAAGAAAACTGATAAATGATAACTAATAACTGATCCAAAGTTTGTAATGCAATCAACTACAGCCCAATTACCTGATGCCCTTGATCGAATAATTAAAAGGTTTCAACGGCTTTCAGACCCTAAACAACGTTATGAGCAACTAATTTTATACGGACAAAAGCTACCCAAATTTGCTGATAGCGATCGCACCCCTGAAAATAAAGTCCCTGGCTGTATTTCCCAAGTATTTATCACTGCTCAGTTAAATGATCAAAACCAGGTGATTTTTACTGGAGACTCTGACGGTTTGATTAGTAAAGGTTTTGCAGGACTATTAATCTCTGGGCTAAATAATGCCAGTCCTGAAGTAATCTTAAATCTTGCGCCAGACTTCATCAATGATACGGGTTTAATTGTGAGCCTTACTCCATCCCGTGCCAATGGCTTTTTTAGTGTATTTAAAACTATGCAGGCAAAGGTGAGAGTATTGGTTTAATTATGATTGTAGATTCATGAATTTAGCATACTCTCTAAACTACTAAGTCATACCCCATCTGGATCAATTCCTATGGCTTAAAGTCCACCATGGATAGCCAAGAATTAGGTGAATAGCAATTAAACCAGAAACAAAGAGTATGAGCAGGTAATTTACGGTTGTTGCGACTAGAAATTCGCTAAATATTGCTAATACAGGAAATGCAAGCTGTAATGATTAACATATAAAACTCCCCAGGCTGGATTCGAACCAGCGACCAGTCGATTAACAGTCGACTGCTCTACCGCTGAGCTACTGAGGATTAATTTTCAAGACTTTTCTAATGTTACATTATCTTTTTGCAGTTGTACAGAGTTTTCTAGTAATCTCACCAATTCTGATTATGGCTTTTCTCTGATTATGAATTTTCAAGGAGGAGCGAGTTTCAACTCAAGACATTACTTCTACTATTCCAGTCAAGTTAGCGAAGTAGCTTTGCACTTTAAGATCAGGATAGCGATTTTGAATTTTCTGTGTGGCATTTTTTAAGCAGGAAGAATGTATCTCTTTTTCCTGCTGCAGACTCTGACTAAGATTAGGATAAAGCATTTGATATGCGCCACAGTCCTGATGATCACAAATGATTACTTGACGGACATGGTGGAGTTTATAGGAAATATCAAGTTGATCCCAAAAAGCTTCGGTTTCGGCGGGATGGGGAAAGTTGGCAAGAGAGAGAGAGGCTCCTGCTAAGGCAGTCCAGTCATATTTACCTTCTAAGCCTTCGGTTTTTAAGAAGTGAGTAATTATGTGAATAAAACGGAAGTCTATGCAACTGAGAACTAGAGCGTTAGCATTTTCTTCTTTGGCGATCGCTTCTAAAATTGGTAACTGAGATAAAAGACCACCTGTAATTAATCCCTTAATCAGGCTACGGCGAGAACTATGATAGTGCTGCATATTAGTAAATTTCTAAATTTTAGCCAGAATAGTCTCTGGACGAGGAATACAACTACTGGGAAGAAGGGCGCAAACTGCTAGGTCAGTGGTTGGGTAACAGTTCTCTCTCCCAATTTTATCTAATAATCCTGTGCGATCAAGTAATTGCTCTACCTCGTTTTGCAAACCCGTGAGAATTAAATGACAATTATGCTGCTTCAAATCTCTATAAATATCCTCAAGAGCTACCAACCCTGTGGTGTCCATAATCGGCACAAACCGCATCCGTAAAATTAAATGTTTAACTTCAGGCTCATCTCTTAAAAATGTAGCAAATCTTTCTGCTGCGCCAAAAAATACAGGACCATCTATACGATAAACAGCAATTTCCTTCCCCAATTCTAAAGGTACACCTGCGGGGAAAGCCTCAACGTCTGGAATACGAGCTAGGTTAAGGTCACTCATGCGTTTGATAAATAAAGCTCCTGCAGCAATCAACCCAATTTCTACTGCCAATACTAAGTCAAAGCAGATCGTCACGCCCCAAGTTAGCAACATTACGCCCAGATCAGCATAGGTCGATCGCATTAATAACCCGATCGCCTCCCATTCAATCATGCGGATACTAACCACCATCAAAATCCCAGCTAATGCTGCTAGGGGAATTTTTGCGGCTAAAGGAGCCAAACTTAAAATAATTACTGCCAAAGCCACACCATGAATAATGCCAGATAACTTGGTTTTACCTCCCGATCGGACATTAACAGCAGTTCGAGCGATCGCCCCCGTAGCAGGAATTCCCCCAAAAAACGGTACCACTAAATTAGCAATACCCTGTCCAATTAGTTCTTGATTACTATTATGTTTTTCGCTGACGGTCATTCCATCTGCCACTACCGCCGAAAGCAGAGATTCAATACTACCCAAGGCAGCTAATGCCAAAGCTGGATTAATAAGTTCTCTTAATAAGCGGAGATCATTCCAGTGGGGGATACCGTGGGGTAAAGGTAAACTGCGAGGAATTTCGCCAATGGTTGGTAAATCAAGCTGTAAAAAAGAAGCGATCGCTGTGGTTAAAATTAAACCTATTAATGATCCAGGGACTACTGTAGTAATTTTGGGTAATAAAAGCTTTGTACCAATTACCACCGAGGCGATCGCTACAGCCGCCCAATTAAGAGCCTGAATATGGGTTACGGTATTCCACAAAGCGGGAAGAAAATGCTCACTGCGCTCTAATTTTAAGCCCATGAAATTATTAAGCTGCCCACAGAAAATAATTACAGCAATACCATTGGTAAAGCCTGCCGTCACAGGATAGGGAATGAATTTGACTAACTGCCCCATTTTGGCGATACCCAAGGCAATTTGAATAATTCCCGCCATCACTCCTGCAATCCAGACTTTTTCGATACCGTACTTAGCGACAATTCCTACTAAAACCACCGCCATTGCCCCTGTAGGTCCTGTGATTTGGACAGAGGAACCACCAAACAGTGATGCCAAAATCCCAGCCACGATCGCCGTATATAGTCCCGCCTTTGGCTCTACGCCACTAGCCACTGCAAATGCTAAAGCTAGAGGTAAAGCGACTACGGCTGCGGTTAATCCTCCAGTTAAGTCACCCTTGAGATGCTTAAAAGGTCGCCAATTGCGCCAGTTTCTCCAACCAGAGAATTCTACTTCAGCCATGTTACTCCCAAAAACTTAAGTGCTTATTCAATTTCATCGCTTATTCAATAAAAAATCAGTCTTGAAATAGCTAGACTAGAATGGAATCACTATAGTTTCTATAAAATTTATAGATTTGAATCTATTAATATTGGTAGATAGCCTAACCTGAATTTTTCGCACTTTTAATCATCTAATTCTTTAGTTTTGGCTGCTTTTAGCGATCGCTATTGAATGTACCCTATCTCAATCTATCCTTGAGGTCTTGTATTTCCCTAGCCCAATCATCAAAATCCTCTGAATCCTGCCATAGCTCCAGTAGTTCCGATGGTTCCGTTAAAATTCTATTCATAGCTAAAATAGCTAAGTCAACTAAAGCTTGGGGAGGAGTAAGCTTATGATTTTGAACCCACTGATCTAAGGATTCGGTATAACTATTTTTGACATAAAAGTTTCCTTTGAGTCGAGCAATCGTATCCGCAGCAGCGATCGCTTCATCTGCTTCTGGAACTTCAAGATAATCCGAACCAATATCAATCACATTTTGGAGGGTTTCGGCAATAAAGGAAAGGTCATTGGCTTCTACCAACGCATATATCCAATCTACGGCTGTATCATTACCAAATGGATCAGTACTCCAAGTTCCCATATTTTTCTATGATCTTGATTTTAAATTCTAAGGAATAAAATAAACTGAATTCTACAGTTCGCTTAGGAACAATCATAATTTTTCTAGATTTGAAGGGTTTTTTACTAGGTTTTATTACTAAAAGCTATATTGGGGAATGCTTCCCAATACTTTATTTTCTGTTAAATCTTGTCTTAGAGACTTCCAAAGATTCTTGAGTTGAGTCCAAAATACTAGGCGAACTTTCTAGTAATTTTTTTGCCATGCTTATTCTTTGCTTTGTTTGTTCGTTGTCAATCAAGTTTAAATCTGCTGACTCAACTAGAAAATCAAAAAACATTTGAGAATCAAAGGCTACCTTAATTACCTGTGCTGTAGGGATAAGTTTTTGAAGTTGCAATAAGTTGGTAATATTTCTTTTTACACTTAACAACTCAATACCAACAATGCGATCTAACTCATCATAATCAAATACCACGTTAGGCTGTATTTCTTCTGAGTCAACTATCTTGGCTGTTTCTAGCATTAAATAGGCTGCATCAACTTGCTGATCATATTTAATATTCATAATTTTCCCTTCATCCTTCGATCAAAGTGTGCAGTAACAATCATGGTAGGAGATCCAGTTTTCTTGTAAACAACCTTCAAAACGCTACCATTACGATCTTGAATTTTTTGAATGCTATTTCTAGCTCTGTATCAGTCTGATCTGGCTCTGTTTTATCAGGTTTCTCTATCGTTTCCTGTATCCATGTTAGCAATATATTTCTTGCCTCAATGCGTTCTTTAGCATGATCTAAAATTGCGTAAGGAAATTGATCAGATTGATTTGACATATCATATATCCTTGCGCTAATCTCCTAATCCTGTCGCCGTTTTTGAAACCAAGTTTGGAGAAGGCTTTGACATTCTAGTTCTCTAATCCCAGCGATCGCCTGCAATTTATGAAACGAAGCTGAACTATGGGGTAAATTAAGTACCGTATGAATTGCGCCTGTTTTGTGATCACTAGCTCCATAGACTAAGGTTTTGACCCTTGCTTGAATAATCGCTCCCGCACACATCGGACAGGGTTCGAGGGTGACATAGAGAGTTGCCTGATTAAGATGCCAGTCTTTAAGAACTTTCGTAGCATTTCTAATTGCTAGGATTTCGGCATGGGCAGTGGGATCACGATCTCGCTCCTTGCGATTTTCTCCTGTGGCTAAAATTTTCTGATCGCTACCAATAATAACTGCTGCCACAGGAATTTCTCCCTGTGATCCTGCTTGCTTAGCCAAGGCGATCGCCTGATCCATCCAAAAGCGATGTGACTCAAAGTCTATTTCTACCGAAGGATTCACAGGCAATATTTACCAGAATAATCTACTAGAAAAATTTACAAATGCAAAACAAAACCCAATCCCAATAGTAAACCACTCCAAAAATGCCAAGCCACAGCAATAAACTTACAATTACTGACTTCGGCGGGTTGGTTATGATATTGACTCACAAAATTAGTTAATTTCAGAGCGATCGCTAAACTCAGAAAAACTAAACCTGTTAATAAGGGAAAATATCCTAAACTAATACCAACGGGAATAATTAGAAATACCGCAATCACAAACCAAGGTAGAAGTTCGGCTGCTTTTTGAGTGCCTAATCTGACAATCGGCGATCGCTTTCCTGCGGCTAAATCATCTTGTAATTGATGGAAATGGGAACAGAAGAGAATTGCCCCTGTAGTAATACCGATAATCATAGAAGCGAACAAAGCCGTAATTGAGAAAGAATGGGTTTGACTATAGTAGGCGGCTGATACTGCTAAAGGTCCAAAACAGAAGAAGGAAATTATCTCTCCCAACCCATGATAGCCCAATCGAAACGGATGTCCTTGATAGGTATAACCCAAAAAGCAACAAAGACTGATAATGCCAACAACGGTTAAATCCTGCTGCTGCCAAGAAATGCTTAAAACCAGACCAATACCGGTAATCAGACAAATATTAGCGATCGCTAGAATCAAATTCTTTCTGCCTGTCAGATTCACTAGAGAATGATGTTTATTTTTATCAATACCCGTATCGGCATCAAATACGTCATTACAAAGATTTTCCCAAACGAGGATTAAAACTGCCCCAACTAAAAAAGTACTAAATATCTCCCAGTTTATCGCTGCGGTTTGATAATAGGCGATCGCTGTACCCGTAGTAATAGGAATAATGGCAACGCTATACATAGGGGGCTTAATTGCCGCCAACCATAATTTTTTTCGGTCAGATGACTCCACAATTGGCACCATGAACAAATCATAAATAATTAGGATAATTTGCCAATCCTAGCAAGGAATTTACAAAATATTAGTCATACTTTGCCAAAATTAACTCTTACCCCCTTTCCACAAGCCATTAGAGTAGGCGATTTTTTTGATCCGATGACTTAAATCTAGTAATAATTGCATCACGTTGTTTAAGATGTTTAGTCTTCCTTCCTGCAACTCGTTTGCGCCACATCCGAAAACTTGAAGCTTTCATTGCTTGACGCATCAGGGCAATTACTTGAGCTTCATTTAATCCAAATTGGAACTCAATGGCTTCAAAGGTGGTACGGTCTTCCCAAGCCATTTCGATAATGCGATCAGTTATTTCGGGTGTTAAGTGTTTAGATGGATTCACGATTATTACCTTTGCTTCAATATGATTAGAGTAATATCATCATAAATTTTTTGCTGACCAATAAAGTGCATTACGTCTTTGATGACCGCTTTACACACATCCGTGGCAGAGAGGTGGTGATACTTCTGGGCGATCGCACACATACGTTCTAAGCCATAAAATTGATTCTCAGAATTAGTAGCTTCAGGGATGCCATCGGTATATAGCAAAACCAAATCATCAGGTTGCAAGTCAATCACAGCCTCACCAATAAAAGCATCAATATCCAACTCCAGCCCCAAAGGAAAGCCCAAATCCATAGTGTCTAAACGTTCTAAACTGCCATCTCGCCGCACAATGATGATTTCTTCATGCTGTCCACTTACTCTTAAAGTTTGATTGGCATACTCTAGGATGGTAAGCGTCATATTTTTGCATGAGTCCATGCGATGGGCGTTATCGTATAAAGTCTGATTCACTGCTCCTAGAAATTTCACAGGATTGGTTTCTCCTGCACCAATGAGAGTACGCACCGCCGTTTGTGCCATCAGCATAATTATGCCGCTACTAAGTCCATGCCCAGTGACATCTCCGATCGCAATTTTAACTCTACCATCATGATAAATCACGTCATAATAATCGCCTCCAACCTCAGCCGCAGGTTCCATATAGGCAGCAACATCTAGTTCGGGAATTAGCTCTAGTTCACCCACCTTAGGTAAAATCATCATCTGAATTTTTTGAGCAACAGATAGCTCGGCACCCATGCGAATATTTTCCGCAGCCAACTTTTCATTGAGGCAATTGATAATACCGTTTGCCTGTTCTAGGTCTTTAGTGCGTTCTTCGATTTCTTGTAGTTTGAGGCGTAGCTCTAGTTGAGAAATTACCTGCCGACTTAACATCTTTAGGGCTGCTTCCTGTTCAGGCATAAGGGTTCTTGGCTTTTGGTCAATCACACACAAAGTGCCAATGGCAAAATCATCAGGTGTGACTAGGGGAAATCCTCCATAAAACCGAATATTTGTATCTCCAGTAACTAGGGGGTTGTCAGCAAATCTGACATCAGCAGTAGCATCCTCAACGATAAGCGGTTGATCAGGATTCAGGATGGCATGGGCGCAAAAGGCTTGATCTCTAGGCGTTTCACTGGATTCTAATCCGAGTTTTGACTTAAACCATTGGCGATCATGGTCAATTAAGCTAATTAAAGCAATGGGCATACCACAGATTTGAGACGCTAAGTGCGTAAAGTCATCAAATAAAACTTCGGCGACGGTATCAAGAATTTGATATTGGTACAGAGCAGCTAACCTAGCTTGTTCATTATCAGGAATCGGTGCTTTCATAGGTTTTAGCTACATTTATAATCTCTGTATATCTAAAATCCATCTTAAACCCGTAACTCCACCTGCAAAGATTTAGAAGATAACTTTTTATTAAAGCTTACGGAGTAATCATTGCCATCAATTTTAAGAAATTCCTTAAATGCTCAAATCTAAATTAACTTATAGTAGTTATCGTAGCGATCGCCTGCCTTTGTTCAGAATCATAACCCCATTTAGTGAGAAAATTAGCATATTCTCCTGTTCCAGACTCGGCTGCAGCTTTCATTAAATTAGCAATTCTTTTGACTTCAGTGAGATTGAGTAAGCTAATTAAGTTAGCGGTACGTTCCTTTACTTGTTGTGATCCTTGGGCATGACTTTCATCTTGATTGCGTCGATGGGCGATCGCCATAGCTGTGGACATTACTAAATTTTTAACTAATAACTCCGCACTAGGTTCAGGAACTGCTTGGATGGCTTTAATTACTGCTTCTGTAGGATGATTACCAACAGGATTAGTTAAGTAATAAACATAAAACCCCCTTGCGCCATTATCTGTCCTAATTAAGTCTGCGATCGCTTGTTGTAATTCTGGTTCGGATAAATCAGCAGAGGTAAATAAATTTTCGGTGCAGGCGATCGCCTCTTCAAAACTTAGGGATGCAATCATAGTTTAATGGTTTTTATTAGAAATTCAACTGAACTGAGAATAATAATTTTTCTGAAAAGATTTAGGCGGAGGATAAAGTCTCAAAGCCAGCTTGATAAAAATAATTATCTAAAATTAAAGCTGAAACAATTTCTCGATTTTTCATTAAGTAGGTAAACATAGGTAATCTAAAGATAGAAAGGGTCGTAGGACGAAGCCCCACAATGGGTTTTAGTTTTCTGCTCTCAAAAAGTGTTTACTTTTCTTTGACCTACCTACTTACTAAGCACTAGGACAACCTATAGTTAGGACAATTAGTATCTGCAGCGATCACCTTTTAAATTTTATAGGGGTTTCTATCTAATCCTGATTTTTCCTTCTTCAGCAATCCATAAATGTCCTTCTAGGGGATATTGTGAAAGTGCAGGAAGTATCTTTTCCAAGAATAATATTAAATACGGTTTATCTTGTTTACTCACCCTTAAAACAATTATTCCTTTATGGTCTTGTGGTGGATATGTTTGAATATCAGCAAAGTCTAAATCTAATGTAATCAAAGCTCGTTCTTCACGCTGGCACACAGAAATAACAATAGTATCTTTTGCTCCTTTTAAAGCTTCAGAATAAATGGTGGAGGCTTCATAGCCATTATTTTTCAAAATATCAGCAAATTCTATTGGTAGATTTTCATCAATTTTAAATTTCATACAGGTAATGGTAGTAAGATAACCTGCTCGCGTGCCAACTCAGCACCGTAGCTAATAGCTGCCAGAATATCCTCAGAAGTTAGTGTGGGATAGCTTGCTAAAATTTCTGCTTCACTAACTTGCGCTGCAAGATTATCAAGAATAACTGACACCATAATTCTTGTTCCTTTGATACAAGCTTTACCATGACAAATTGATAGATCCGTGGCAACTCTATCTCTCCACTTCATAATTCTTTTCTCCCTTATTAGGTTCAACAGCGATCGTACCAAAATGTTTTATCAAATTTAGAAACACAAAGTATTAATTTATGATAAGCCACACGCAATCTCTAAACCTATAGCAGCCAAAGGTAATCAGCATGGGTAACTAAAATCATTTTAGAGCGATCGCTAACGGAGCCTTGTAGATAAAAATAATCGCCTCTTCAAAACTTAGGGATGTAATCATGATTTAAAGCTTTCTTCCTCAAATACAGCCATTTAAGGCTACTCCTAACAAAATATAGGGTATATTAAGCTCTAACAACTACAAACTTTAGAGATAAGTCCCTGTGATTTTTTCAAGAGTTACCCCTGGTACGCCCTTAAGCCCATTACAAAGAAAAGGTATTGAGACTATATCTTACTTTCAAGGTCGAGATATTGTTTTAGCGATCGATACTACGCAAAGTGTACAGTTAAGTGATGAGGGCATATTGCGTTTAAAGCAAATAGTTAAGGATCAGTTAAAAAATGGTGATTCTATCTATATAACTCCCTTTGCTACAGACATAGATTTATCAAAACTGCCGATTGAGGTAAAAGATCAAAATGAAATTAATCAAGTTATTAGTTCCCTGCCTCTCCAAAGCGATCCCAATGTAGCTAATACGGATATTCAAAACGCTGAACTTAAAATTTATAAGCATCTTGCCCAGTTAAATCAAGATCGCCTAGTACAAAAGCAACCTGTAAAGTTTCAAGCTGTAGTTTGGATTACGGATGCCCCCCTATTTACCAAAACTGGGGATGAATGGATTGAAACTCCAAACAATAGTCCATTTAGAAATCCTAACTCTCCTGAAAGTCTGGAAAGAGCAAAATGGTTACACGCTTTACCCTTACAACCAAGATCGCAGAGCATTAATGATAACTATAGAGCCTGTTTCATATCTCATGAGTAGCAATTCTTTTTAGCATCAAACGAATAAAGCAAAGATTGAGTTTAGCTGTAGCATTAACGAGAGTTCTCTCAAAGTTCTTAACTAAGATTTTGCATCTTTCAACCCAAGCATTTGACCTTTCAATTACCCACCTTGTCGGCACAACTACAAACCCAGACAGACCTTTTTCTGCCTTCTGTTGCTTTGATACCTTAGGAGAAATTTCAAACCTAATCTTAGTCATAATCTCAGGATATATCTTCTCTAGTTCTTGGATCAGTTTCTCGATATGATAACCACTATCCAGCAATATCGTAGTTAGCGTAATGTCATCTGGTTTCGATTTGAAGTAATCAATGTTAATCGTTAACATCTCAATCAGTCCTTGGTCATCTGATACATTTGCTCTTGTTAAATAGGTAAAGAAAGGAAATCCCAGAGTGTCAACGGCTAAATGTCTTTTGATCCCGTTAGTTGCTTTGTAGGAGCAGAAGCCCTTGGATTCTATACTTGCATTACAAGTATTTTTCACTGCTTGTGAGTCAATGATGATTAAAGTTGTCCATTTTGATTTTTTTTGACTGTTCACGGGCTGTTGAATGCAAGGTTTCCATAATCGCAGTAAATGTACCTGTATCTTTCCACTCCTTGTAGTATCGATAGACTGTAGAGAATGGTGGTAAGTCTCGGGGCATATCTCGCCAATTACAACCGTTTTTGAGTTGGTAGAGTATGCCGTCTAAAATTTGTCTTTTTGTCCAAGTTGGCGGTCTAGTTTGCTTTTTCTTTGGGAGCAATGGTTCTATAATTTCCCATTCTTTATCTGTTAGGCTACTTGAGTATGGATTTAGCATTTTCTAAGTATCATACATCTTGCTCATAATAGATATGAAACAGGCTCTATAAGCTTACCGTAGTTGATATTCCTGCTACAGTTCAGGAATTTTGCACCCCCGCCCCCAGTGGACAAGAGACTTGTTTGGTCGATTCATATTTAATCAGTCAATTAGGGCTATCAGTTGCGATAGGAGTTGCTTCTATCTCGAGCATTTGTGCTTTGATAGGCTGGAAATTTTGGCAGGCGGACGGAAAAATTAAAC
Encoded here:
- a CDS encoding DUF5615 family PIN-like protein — translated: MKFKIDENLPIEFADILKNNGYEASTIYSEALKGAKDTIVISVCQREERALITLDLDFADIQTYPPQDHKGIIVLRVSKQDKPYLILFLEKILPALSQYPLEGHLWIAEEGKIRIR
- a CDS encoding transposase, whose amino-acid sequence is MNSQKKSKWTTLIIIDSQAVKNTCNASIESKGFCSYKATNGIKRHLAVDTLGFPFFTYLTRANVSDDQGLIEMLTINIDYFKSKPDDITLTTILLDSGYHIEKLIQELEKIYPEIMTKIRFEISPKVSKQQKAEKGLSGFVVVPTRWVIERSNAWVERCKILVKNFERTLVNATAKLNLCFIRLMLKRIATHEI
- a CDS encoding transposase, translated to MLNPYSSSLTDKEWEIIEPLLPKKKQTRPPTWTKRQILDGILYQLKNGCNWRDMPRDLPPFSTVYRYYKEWKDTGTFTAIMETLHSTAREQSKKIKMDNFNHH
- a CDS encoding SulP family inorganic anion transporter, which encodes MAEVEFSGWRNWRNWRPFKHLKGDLTGGLTAAVVALPLALAFAVASGVEPKAGLYTAIVAGILASLFGGSSVQITGPTGAMAVVLVGIVAKYGIEKVWIAGVMAGIIQIALGIAKMGQLVKFIPYPVTAGFTNGIAVIIFCGQLNNFMGLKLERSEHFLPALWNTVTHIQALNWAAVAIASVVIGTKLLLPKITTVVPGSLIGLILTTAIASFLQLDLPTIGEIPRSLPLPHGIPHWNDLRLLRELINPALALAALGSIESLLSAVVADGMTVSEKHNSNQELIGQGIANLVVPFFGGIPATGAIARTAVNVRSGGKTKLSGIIHGVALAVIILSLAPLAAKIPLAALAGILMVVSIRMIEWEAIGLLMRSTYADLGVMLLTWGVTICFDLVLAVEIGLIAAGALFIKRMSDLNLARIPDVEAFPAGVPLELGKEIAVYRIDGPVFFGAAERFATFLRDEPEVKHLILRMRFVPIMDTTGLVALEDIYRDLKQHNCHLILTGLQNEVEQLLDRTGLLDKIGRENCYPTTDLAVCALLPSSCIPRPETILAKI
- the tadA gene encoding tRNA adenosine(34) deaminase TadA, producing MNPSVEIDFESHRFWMDQAIALAKQAGSQGEIPVAAVIIGSDQKILATGENRKERDRDPTAHAEILAIRNATKVLKDWHLNQATLYVTLEPCPMCAGAIIQARVKTLVYGASDHKTGAIHTVLNLPHSSASFHKLQAIAGIRELECQSLLQTWFQKRRQD
- a CDS encoding DUF433 domain-containing protein; the protein is MKWRDRVATDLSICHGKACIKGTRIMVSVILDNLAAQVSEAEILASYPTLTSEDILAAISYGAELAREQVILLPLPV
- a CDS encoding PP2C family protein-serine/threonine phosphatase; the protein is MKAPIPDNEQARLAALYQYQILDTVAEVLFDDFTHLASQICGMPIALISLIDHDRQWFKSKLGLESSETPRDQAFCAHAILNPDQPLIVEDATADVRFADNPLVTGDTNIRFYGGFPLVTPDDFAIGTLCVIDQKPRTLMPEQEAALKMLSRQVISQLELRLKLQEIEERTKDLEQANGIINCLNEKLAAENIRMGAELSVAQKIQMMILPKVGELELIPELDVAAYMEPAAEVGGDYYDVIYHDGRVKIAIGDVTGHGLSSGIIMLMAQTAVRTLIGAGETNPVKFLGAVNQTLYDNAHRMDSCKNMTLTILEYANQTLRVSGQHEEIIIVRRDGSLERLDTMDLGFPLGLELDIDAFIGEAVIDLQPDDLVLLYTDGIPEATNSENQFYGLERMCAIAQKYHHLSATDVCKAVIKDVMHFIGQQKIYDDITLIILKQR
- a CDS encoding DUF4259 domain-containing protein; its protein translation is MGTWSTDPFGNDTAVDWIYALVEANDLSFIAETLQNVIDIGSDYLEVPEADEAIAAADTIARLKGNFYVKNSYTESLDQWVQNHKLTPPQALVDLAILAMNRILTEPSELLELWQDSEDFDDWAREIQDLKDRLR
- a CDS encoding carbonic anhydrase, translating into MQHYHSSRRSLIKGLITGGLLSQLPILEAIAKEENANALVLSCIDFRFIHIITHFLKTEGLEGKYDWTALAGASLSLANFPHPAETEAFWDQLDISYKLHHVRQVIICDHQDCGAYQMLYPNLSQSLQQEKEIHSSCLKNATQKIQNRYPDLKVQSYFANLTGIVEVMS
- a CDS encoding DUF2283 domain-containing protein is translated as MNIKYDQQVDAAYLMLETAKIVDSEEIQPNVVFDYDELDRIVGIELLSVKRNITNLLQLQKLIPTAQVIKVAFDSQMFFDFLVESADLNLIDNEQTKQRISMAKKLLESSPSILDSTQESLEVSKTRFNRK
- a CDS encoding DUF4258 domain-containing protein, whose translation is MSNQSDQFPYAILDHAKERIEARNILLTWIQETIEKPDKTEPDQTDTELEIAFKKFKIVMVAF
- a CDS encoding SufE family protein, whose amino-acid sequence is MQSTTAQLPDALDRIIKRFQRLSDPKQRYEQLILYGQKLPKFADSDRTPENKVPGCISQVFITAQLNDQNQVIFTGDSDGLISKGFAGLLISGLNNASPEVILNLAPDFINDTGLIVSLTPSRANGFFSVFKTMQAKVRVLV
- a CDS encoding TIGR03643 family protein, with translation MNPSKHLTPEITDRIIEMAWEDRTTFEAIEFQFGLNEAQVIALMRQAMKASSFRMWRKRVAGRKTKHLKQRDAIITRFKSSDQKNRLL
- the menA gene encoding 2-carboxy-1,4-naphthoquinone phytyltransferase, which produces MVPIVESSDRKKLWLAAIKPPMYSVAIIPITTGTAIAYYQTAAINWEIFSTFLVGAVLILVWENLCNDVFDADTGIDKNKHHSLVNLTGRKNLILAIANICLITGIGLVLSISWQQQDLTVVGIISLCCFLGYTYQGHPFRLGYHGLGEIISFFCFGPLAVSAAYYSQTHSFSITALFASMIIGITTGAILFCSHFHQLQDDLAAGKRSPIVRLGTQKAAELLPWFVIAVFLIIPVGISLGYFPLLTGLVFLSLAIALKLTNFVSQYHNQPAEVSNCKFIAVAWHFWSGLLLGLGFVLHL